A genomic stretch from Kogia breviceps isolate mKogBre1 chromosome 1, mKogBre1 haplotype 1, whole genome shotgun sequence includes:
- the RUSC1 gene encoding AP-4 complex accessory subunit RUSC1 isoform X10, with amino-acid sequence MLSPQRALLCNLNHIHLQHVSLGLHLSRRPELREGPLSTSPPPGDTGGKESRGPCSGTLVDANSNSPAVPCRRCQEHGPDLENRQDPAQDEEGAASPSDPGCSSSLSSSSDLSPDESPISVYSRDLPGNEDIHPQPSIIPLEQGSPPASAGSGACSPDSFCCSPDSCSEASSPPGLGLDSNCNALTTCQDLLSPGVEEEDEAEELDLPTSDLLEADDGKIDAGKTEPSWKINPIWKIDKEKTEAGWKITENNNSDWKVNGNTNSSWKTEPGEFDSGWKTNTGITDTGSKTDARKTDGGWRSDVSKEPVPHRTITSFHELAQKRKRGPGLPLVPQAKKDRSDWLIVFSPDTELPPTGSLGGSPAPPREVTTFKELRSRSRAPPPPVPPRDPPAGWALVPPQPPPPPVPPRRKKNRPGLQPIAEGQPEEGRAGTPAAGEEAPAAKEPEEPGPQAGVEVRSSWSFTGVPGDRRLWMAEVQSGTGQLQEQKKGLLIAVSASVDKIISHFGAARNLVQKAQLGDSRLSPDVGHLVLTTLCPALHALVADGLKPFWKDLITGQRRSNPWSVVEASVKPGSSAHSLGTLYGQVSRLALLRSSRSRFHAFILGLLNMKQLELWFSSLQEDAGSWWEQLTQASRVYASGGTDGFLLPRWGSRHHRTATEVAQERSLPAEEAAPGRGVWLGRLFGVPGGLTETESGALKSRRPSSWLPPTVSVLALVKRGAPPKTPSSPKELEVSAPSTAQTHRAVRALCDHNAAGPDQLSFRHGEVLRVIATVDEDWLRCRKDGVEGLVPVGYTSLVL; translated from the exons ATGCTGTCCCCTCAGAGGGCTTTACTCTGCAACCTCAACCACATCCACCTCCAGCATGTCTCTCTGGGCCTGCACTTGTCCCGCCGTCCGGAGCTTCGGGAGGGGCCCTTGAGCACATCCCCCCCCCCAGGGGACACTGGGGGCAAGGAGAGCCGGGGCCCCTGCAGCGGGACCTTGGTGGACGCCAATTCCAACAGCCCAGCCGTTCCCTGCCGACGCTGCCAGGAGCATGGGCCAGACCTAGAAAACCGGCAGGACCCAGCACAGGACGAAGAGGGGGCTGCCTCTCCCTCGGACCCGGGTTGCTCCTCCTCTCTCAGCTCCTCCTCAGATCTTAGCCCTGATGAGTCCCCCATCTCGGTCTActccagggacctccctggcaatGAGGATATCCACCCTCAGCCCAGCATCATTCCTTTGGAGCAAGGCTCCCCACCGGCTTCTGCAGGTTCAGGTGCCTGCTCCCCAGACAGCTTTTGTTGCTCTCCTGATTCCTGCTCTGAAGCTTCCTCTCCACCTGGCCTTGGCCTGGACTCCAACTGCAATGCCCTGACCACCTGCCAGGACCTGCTTTCCCCAGGAGTAGAGGAAGAGGATGAGGCTGAGGAGCTTGACCTCCCTACCTCTGACCTCCTAGAGGCTGATGATGGGAAAATCGATGCTGGGAAAACCGAACCCAGTTGGAAAATCAACCCCATTTGGAAAATTgacaaagagaaaactgaagctggCTGGAAAATCACTGAGAACAATAACTCTGATTGGAAAGTCAATGGGAATACTAACTCTAGCTGGAAAACTGAACCTGGAGAATTCGACTCCGGTTGGAAGACCAATACTGGAATAACTGATACGGGCTCCAAAACAGATGCACGGAAAACTGATGGGGGATGGAGAAGTGACGTCAGCAAGGAGCCGGTGCCCCACCGGACAATCACGTCCTTCCACGAGCTGGCCCAGAAGCGCAAGCGGGGCCCAGGGCTGCCCCTCGTGCCGCAGGCCAAGAAAGACCGCAGTGACTGGCTCATCGTCTTCTCGCCAGACACCGAGCTGCCCCCCACGGGGTCGCTCGGTGGCTCCCCGGCGCCTCCCCGGGAAGTCACCACCTTCAAGGAACTCAGGTCCCGAAgccgggccccgcccccgccagtCCCGCCCCGAGACCCCCCAGCTGGCTGGGCCTTGGTCCCGCCccagcccccacctccacccGTCCCTCCCCGGAGGAAGAAGAACAGACCTGGGCTGCAGCCCATAGCAGAGGGGCAGCCCGAAGAGGGCAGGGCGGGGACCCCAGCTGCTGGTGAGGAGGCCCCAGCCGCAAAGGAGCCGGAAGAGCCAGGCCCGCAGGCCGGCGTTGAGG TTCGTAGTTCCTGGTCGTTCACCGGTGTCCCCGGGGACCGCCGACTGTGGATGGCAGAAGTCCAGAGTGGGACTGGCCAGCTGCAGGAGCAGAAAAAAG GTCTCCTGATAGCCGTCAGCGCTTCAGTGGATAAAATCATCTCGCACTTTGGGGCCGCCCGGAACTTAGTGCAGAAG GCCCAGTTGGGGGATAGCCGTCTGAGTCCAGATGTGGGGCACCTCGTGCTGACCACCCTTTGTCCGGCCCTCCATGCCCTGGTGGCCGACGGGCTGAAGCCTTTCTGGAAAGACCTCATCACTGGGCAGCGCCGGAGCAACCCCTGGAGCGTGGTGGAGGCGTCTGTGAAGCCAG GCTCCAGCGCCCATTCCCTCGGAACCTTGTATGGCCAGGTCAGCCGTCTGGCCCTGCTAAGAAGCAGCCGTAGCCGCTTCCACGCCTTCATCCTGGGCCTCCTCAA caTGAAGCAGTTGGAGCTGTGGTTTTCCAGTCTCCAGGAAGATGCAG GCAGCTGGTGGGAGCAGCTGACCCAGGCTTCCCGGGTCTACGCCTCTGGCGGCACCGATGGCTTCCTTCTTCCCCGGTGGGGATCAAGGCATCACAGGACTGCAACTGAGGTCGCACAGGAGAGGTCCCTGCCTGCAGAGGAAGCTGCACCAGGCAGAGGCGTATGGCTGGGGAGACTGTTTGGAGTGCCTGGGGGCCTCACAGAAACTGAGAGTGGAGCCCTAAAGTCCAG GAGACCATCCAGCTGGCTGCCCCCAACAGTGAGTGTGTTGGCTCTGGTGAAGCGGGGGGCACCTCCCAAGACTCCCTCTTCTCCTAAGGAACTTGAGGTCTCGGCACCCAGCACAGCGCAGACCCACAG GGCAGTCCGAGCTCTCTGTGACCACAATGCTGCCGGACCTGACCAGCTGAGCTTCCGGCATGGGGAAGTGCTGCGTGTCATCGCCACCGTGGATGAGGACTGGCTCCGCTGCAGGAAGGATGGAGtggaggggctggtgcctgtgGGGTACACCTCTCTTGTTCTCTAG
- the RUSC1 gene encoding AP-4 complex accessory subunit RUSC1 isoform X11 encodes MGPAPRGLQRAPSSEMLAQDPGFPFPAPSSLPIFGSPLPLSLLPFPSVCLSIGPGSPRAPWVPADLTRARAAGTRLPLPSLALSSPALQAPAWQAGVRSSWSFTGVPGDRRLWMAEVQSGTGQLQEQKKGLLIAVSASVDKIISHFGAARNLVQKVKAQLGDSRLSPDVGHLVLTTLCPALHALVADGLKPFWKDLITGQRRSNPWSVVEASVKPGSSAHSLGTLYGQVSRLALLRSSRSRFHAFILGLLNMKQLELWFSSLQEDAGLLSLLYLPTSFFSLARGGCPSLSTELLLLLQPLSVLTFHLDLLFEHHHHLPLGLPQAPDPPGSPPALQQTVQAMLHWGGRLAQSLRGNSGETPPGPSAPSSPPTPGSWWEQLTQASRVYASGGTDGFLLPRWGSRHHRTATEVAQERSLPAEEAAPGRGVWLGRLFGVPGGLTETESGALKSRRPSSWLPPTVSVLALVKRGAPPKTPSSPKELEVSAPSTAQTHRAVRALCDHNAAGPDQLSFRHGEVLRVIATVDEDWLRCRKDGVEGLVPVGYTSLVL; translated from the exons ATGGGGCCAGCCCCACGTGGGCTGCAGCGGGCGCCCTCCTCCGAGATGCTGGCGCAGGACCCCGGTTTCCCCTTTCCGGCGCCTTCCAGCCTCCCAATCTTTGGGTCTCCTCTCCCCCtgtctctcctccctttcccGTCTGTCTGTCTTTCCATTGGTCCAGGCTCCCCACGTGCTCCTTGGGTCCCCGCAGACCTGACAAGGGCCCGGGCAGCGGGCACAAggctgcccctcccttccctcgcCCTGTCATCTCCCGCCTTACAGGCCCCAGCCTGGCAGGCGGGAG TTCGTAGTTCCTGGTCGTTCACCGGTGTCCCCGGGGACCGCCGACTGTGGATGGCAGAAGTCCAGAGTGGGACTGGCCAGCTGCAGGAGCAGAAAAAAG GTCTCCTGATAGCCGTCAGCGCTTCAGTGGATAAAATCATCTCGCACTTTGGGGCCGCCCGGAACTTAGTGCAGAAGGTGAAG GCCCAGTTGGGGGATAGCCGTCTGAGTCCAGATGTGGGGCACCTCGTGCTGACCACCCTTTGTCCGGCCCTCCATGCCCTGGTGGCCGACGGGCTGAAGCCTTTCTGGAAAGACCTCATCACTGGGCAGCGCCGGAGCAACCCCTGGAGCGTGGTGGAGGCGTCTGTGAAGCCAG GCTCCAGCGCCCATTCCCTCGGAACCTTGTATGGCCAGGTCAGCCGTCTGGCCCTGCTAAGAAGCAGCCGTAGCCGCTTCCACGCCTTCATCCTGGGCCTCCTCAA caTGAAGCAGTTGGAGCTGTGGTTTTCCAGTCTCCAGGAAGATGCAG GCCTGCTGTCCCTCCTGTACCTGCCCACGAGCTTCTTCTCCCTGGCCCGGGGCGGCTGCCCCTCCTTGTCCACGGAGCTGCTGCTCCTGCTGCAGCCGTTGTCGGTGCTCACCTTCCACCTGGACCTGCTTTTTgagcaccaccaccacctgcccctGGGCCTGCCTCAGGCCCCTGACCCCCCAGGCTCACCTCCAGCCCTGCAGCAGACTGTGCAAGCCATGCTGCACTGGGGGGGTCGGCTGGCCCAGAGCCTCCGGGGGAATTCTGGGGAGACCCCTCCAGGCCCTTCGGCCCCCTCAAGCCCTCCTACCCCAGGCAGCTGGTGGGAGCAGCTGACCCAGGCTTCCCGGGTCTACGCCTCTGGCGGCACCGATGGCTTCCTTCTTCCCCGGTGGGGATCAAGGCATCACAGGACTGCAACTGAGGTCGCACAGGAGAGGTCCCTGCCTGCAGAGGAAGCTGCACCAGGCAGAGGCGTATGGCTGGGGAGACTGTTTGGAGTGCCTGGGGGCCTCACAGAAACTGAGAGTGGAGCCCTAAAGTCCAG GAGACCATCCAGCTGGCTGCCCCCAACAGTGAGTGTGTTGGCTCTGGTGAAGCGGGGGGCACCTCCCAAGACTCCCTCTTCTCCTAAGGAACTTGAGGTCTCGGCACCCAGCACAGCGCAGACCCACAG GGCAGTCCGAGCTCTCTGTGACCACAATGCTGCCGGACCTGACCAGCTGAGCTTCCGGCATGGGGAAGTGCTGCGTGTCATCGCCACCGTGGATGAGGACTGGCTCCGCTGCAGGAAGGATGGAGtggaggggctggtgcctgtgGGGTACACCTCTCTTGTTCTCTAG
- the RUSC1 gene encoding AP-4 complex accessory subunit RUSC1 isoform X12, with translation MGPAPRGLQRAPSSEMLAQDPGFPFPAPSSLPIFGSPLPLSLLPFPSVCLSIGPGSPRAPWVPADLTRARAAGTRLPLPSLALSSPALQAPAWQAGVRSSWSFTGVPGDRRLWMAEVQSGTGQLQEQKKGLLIAVSASVDKIISHFGAARNLVQKAQLGDSRLSPDVGHLVLTTLCPALHALVADGLKPFWKDLITGQRRSNPWSVVEASVKPGSSAHSLGTLYGQVSRLALLRSSRSRFHAFILGLLNMKQLELWFSSLQEDAGLLSLLYLPTSFFSLARGGCPSLSTELLLLLQPLSVLTFHLDLLFEHHHHLPLGLPQAPDPPGSPPALQQTVQAMLHWGGRLAQSLRGNSGETPPGPSAPSSPPTPGSWWEQLTQASRVYASGGTDGFLLPRWGSRHHRTATEVAQERSLPAEEAAPGRGVWLGRLFGVPGGLTETESGALKSRRPSSWLPPTVSVLALVKRGAPPKTPSSPKELEVSAPSTAQTHRAVRALCDHNAAGPDQLSFRHGEVLRVIATVDEDWLRCRKDGVEGLVPVGYTSLVL, from the exons ATGGGGCCAGCCCCACGTGGGCTGCAGCGGGCGCCCTCCTCCGAGATGCTGGCGCAGGACCCCGGTTTCCCCTTTCCGGCGCCTTCCAGCCTCCCAATCTTTGGGTCTCCTCTCCCCCtgtctctcctccctttcccGTCTGTCTGTCTTTCCATTGGTCCAGGCTCCCCACGTGCTCCTTGGGTCCCCGCAGACCTGACAAGGGCCCGGGCAGCGGGCACAAggctgcccctcccttccctcgcCCTGTCATCTCCCGCCTTACAGGCCCCAGCCTGGCAGGCGGGAG TTCGTAGTTCCTGGTCGTTCACCGGTGTCCCCGGGGACCGCCGACTGTGGATGGCAGAAGTCCAGAGTGGGACTGGCCAGCTGCAGGAGCAGAAAAAAG GTCTCCTGATAGCCGTCAGCGCTTCAGTGGATAAAATCATCTCGCACTTTGGGGCCGCCCGGAACTTAGTGCAGAAG GCCCAGTTGGGGGATAGCCGTCTGAGTCCAGATGTGGGGCACCTCGTGCTGACCACCCTTTGTCCGGCCCTCCATGCCCTGGTGGCCGACGGGCTGAAGCCTTTCTGGAAAGACCTCATCACTGGGCAGCGCCGGAGCAACCCCTGGAGCGTGGTGGAGGCGTCTGTGAAGCCAG GCTCCAGCGCCCATTCCCTCGGAACCTTGTATGGCCAGGTCAGCCGTCTGGCCCTGCTAAGAAGCAGCCGTAGCCGCTTCCACGCCTTCATCCTGGGCCTCCTCAA caTGAAGCAGTTGGAGCTGTGGTTTTCCAGTCTCCAGGAAGATGCAG GCCTGCTGTCCCTCCTGTACCTGCCCACGAGCTTCTTCTCCCTGGCCCGGGGCGGCTGCCCCTCCTTGTCCACGGAGCTGCTGCTCCTGCTGCAGCCGTTGTCGGTGCTCACCTTCCACCTGGACCTGCTTTTTgagcaccaccaccacctgcccctGGGCCTGCCTCAGGCCCCTGACCCCCCAGGCTCACCTCCAGCCCTGCAGCAGACTGTGCAAGCCATGCTGCACTGGGGGGGTCGGCTGGCCCAGAGCCTCCGGGGGAATTCTGGGGAGACCCCTCCAGGCCCTTCGGCCCCCTCAAGCCCTCCTACCCCAGGCAGCTGGTGGGAGCAGCTGACCCAGGCTTCCCGGGTCTACGCCTCTGGCGGCACCGATGGCTTCCTTCTTCCCCGGTGGGGATCAAGGCATCACAGGACTGCAACTGAGGTCGCACAGGAGAGGTCCCTGCCTGCAGAGGAAGCTGCACCAGGCAGAGGCGTATGGCTGGGGAGACTGTTTGGAGTGCCTGGGGGCCTCACAGAAACTGAGAGTGGAGCCCTAAAGTCCAG GAGACCATCCAGCTGGCTGCCCCCAACAGTGAGTGTGTTGGCTCTGGTGAAGCGGGGGGCACCTCCCAAGACTCCCTCTTCTCCTAAGGAACTTGAGGTCTCGGCACCCAGCACAGCGCAGACCCACAG GGCAGTCCGAGCTCTCTGTGACCACAATGCTGCCGGACCTGACCAGCTGAGCTTCCGGCATGGGGAAGTGCTGCGTGTCATCGCCACCGTGGATGAGGACTGGCTCCGCTGCAGGAAGGATGGAGtggaggggctggtgcctgtgGGGTACACCTCTCTTGTTCTCTAG
- the RUSC1 gene encoding AP-4 complex accessory subunit RUSC1 isoform X13, translated as MAEVQSGTGQLQEQKKGLLIAVSASVDKIISHFGAARNLVQKVKAQLGDSRLSPDVGHLVLTTLCPALHALVADGLKPFWKDLITGQRRSNPWSVVEASVKPGSSAHSLGTLYGQVSRLALLRSSRSRFHAFILGLLNMKQLELWFSSLQEDAGLLSLLYLPTSFFSLARGGCPSLSTELLLLLQPLSVLTFHLDLLFEHHHHLPLGLPQAPDPPGSPPALQQTVQAMLHWGGRLAQSLRGNSGETPPGPSAPSSPPTPGSWWEQLTQASRVYASGGTDGFLLPRWGSRHHRTATEVAQERSLPAEEAAPGRGVWLGRLFGVPGGLTETESGALKSRRPSSWLPPTVSVLALVKRGAPPKTPSSPKELEVSAPSTAQTHRAVRALCDHNAAGPDQLSFRHGEVLRVIATVDEDWLRCRKDGVEGLVPVGYTSLVL; from the exons ATGGCAGAAGTCCAGAGTGGGACTGGCCAGCTGCAGGAGCAGAAAAAAG GTCTCCTGATAGCCGTCAGCGCTTCAGTGGATAAAATCATCTCGCACTTTGGGGCCGCCCGGAACTTAGTGCAGAAGGTGAAG GCCCAGTTGGGGGATAGCCGTCTGAGTCCAGATGTGGGGCACCTCGTGCTGACCACCCTTTGTCCGGCCCTCCATGCCCTGGTGGCCGACGGGCTGAAGCCTTTCTGGAAAGACCTCATCACTGGGCAGCGCCGGAGCAACCCCTGGAGCGTGGTGGAGGCGTCTGTGAAGCCAG GCTCCAGCGCCCATTCCCTCGGAACCTTGTATGGCCAGGTCAGCCGTCTGGCCCTGCTAAGAAGCAGCCGTAGCCGCTTCCACGCCTTCATCCTGGGCCTCCTCAA caTGAAGCAGTTGGAGCTGTGGTTTTCCAGTCTCCAGGAAGATGCAG GCCTGCTGTCCCTCCTGTACCTGCCCACGAGCTTCTTCTCCCTGGCCCGGGGCGGCTGCCCCTCCTTGTCCACGGAGCTGCTGCTCCTGCTGCAGCCGTTGTCGGTGCTCACCTTCCACCTGGACCTGCTTTTTgagcaccaccaccacctgcccctGGGCCTGCCTCAGGCCCCTGACCCCCCAGGCTCACCTCCAGCCCTGCAGCAGACTGTGCAAGCCATGCTGCACTGGGGGGGTCGGCTGGCCCAGAGCCTCCGGGGGAATTCTGGGGAGACCCCTCCAGGCCCTTCGGCCCCCTCAAGCCCTCCTACCCCAGGCAGCTGGTGGGAGCAGCTGACCCAGGCTTCCCGGGTCTACGCCTCTGGCGGCACCGATGGCTTCCTTCTTCCCCGGTGGGGATCAAGGCATCACAGGACTGCAACTGAGGTCGCACAGGAGAGGTCCCTGCCTGCAGAGGAAGCTGCACCAGGCAGAGGCGTATGGCTGGGGAGACTGTTTGGAGTGCCTGGGGGCCTCACAGAAACTGAGAGTGGAGCCCTAAAGTCCAG GAGACCATCCAGCTGGCTGCCCCCAACAGTGAGTGTGTTGGCTCTGGTGAAGCGGGGGGCACCTCCCAAGACTCCCTCTTCTCCTAAGGAACTTGAGGTCTCGGCACCCAGCACAGCGCAGACCCACAG GGCAGTCCGAGCTCTCTGTGACCACAATGCTGCCGGACCTGACCAGCTGAGCTTCCGGCATGGGGAAGTGCTGCGTGTCATCGCCACCGTGGATGAGGACTGGCTCCGCTGCAGGAAGGATGGAGtggaggggctggtgcctgtgGGGTACACCTCTCTTGTTCTCTAG
- the RUSC1 gene encoding AP-4 complex accessory subunit RUSC1 isoform X14 yields MAEVQSGTGQLQEQKKGLLIAVSASVDKIISHFGAARNLVQKAQLGDSRLSPDVGHLVLTTLCPALHALVADGLKPFWKDLITGQRRSNPWSVVEASVKPGSSAHSLGTLYGQVSRLALLRSSRSRFHAFILGLLNMKQLELWFSSLQEDAGLLSLLYLPTSFFSLARGGCPSLSTELLLLLQPLSVLTFHLDLLFEHHHHLPLGLPQAPDPPGSPPALQQTVQAMLHWGGRLAQSLRGNSGETPPGPSAPSSPPTPGSWWEQLTQASRVYASGGTDGFLLPRWGSRHHRTATEVAQERSLPAEEAAPGRGVWLGRLFGVPGGLTETESGALKSRRPSSWLPPTVSVLALVKRGAPPKTPSSPKELEVSAPSTAQTHRAVRALCDHNAAGPDQLSFRHGEVLRVIATVDEDWLRCRKDGVEGLVPVGYTSLVL; encoded by the exons ATGGCAGAAGTCCAGAGTGGGACTGGCCAGCTGCAGGAGCAGAAAAAAG GTCTCCTGATAGCCGTCAGCGCTTCAGTGGATAAAATCATCTCGCACTTTGGGGCCGCCCGGAACTTAGTGCAGAAG GCCCAGTTGGGGGATAGCCGTCTGAGTCCAGATGTGGGGCACCTCGTGCTGACCACCCTTTGTCCGGCCCTCCATGCCCTGGTGGCCGACGGGCTGAAGCCTTTCTGGAAAGACCTCATCACTGGGCAGCGCCGGAGCAACCCCTGGAGCGTGGTGGAGGCGTCTGTGAAGCCAG GCTCCAGCGCCCATTCCCTCGGAACCTTGTATGGCCAGGTCAGCCGTCTGGCCCTGCTAAGAAGCAGCCGTAGCCGCTTCCACGCCTTCATCCTGGGCCTCCTCAA caTGAAGCAGTTGGAGCTGTGGTTTTCCAGTCTCCAGGAAGATGCAG GCCTGCTGTCCCTCCTGTACCTGCCCACGAGCTTCTTCTCCCTGGCCCGGGGCGGCTGCCCCTCCTTGTCCACGGAGCTGCTGCTCCTGCTGCAGCCGTTGTCGGTGCTCACCTTCCACCTGGACCTGCTTTTTgagcaccaccaccacctgcccctGGGCCTGCCTCAGGCCCCTGACCCCCCAGGCTCACCTCCAGCCCTGCAGCAGACTGTGCAAGCCATGCTGCACTGGGGGGGTCGGCTGGCCCAGAGCCTCCGGGGGAATTCTGGGGAGACCCCTCCAGGCCCTTCGGCCCCCTCAAGCCCTCCTACCCCAGGCAGCTGGTGGGAGCAGCTGACCCAGGCTTCCCGGGTCTACGCCTCTGGCGGCACCGATGGCTTCCTTCTTCCCCGGTGGGGATCAAGGCATCACAGGACTGCAACTGAGGTCGCACAGGAGAGGTCCCTGCCTGCAGAGGAAGCTGCACCAGGCAGAGGCGTATGGCTGGGGAGACTGTTTGGAGTGCCTGGGGGCCTCACAGAAACTGAGAGTGGAGCCCTAAAGTCCAG GAGACCATCCAGCTGGCTGCCCCCAACAGTGAGTGTGTTGGCTCTGGTGAAGCGGGGGGCACCTCCCAAGACTCCCTCTTCTCCTAAGGAACTTGAGGTCTCGGCACCCAGCACAGCGCAGACCCACAG GGCAGTCCGAGCTCTCTGTGACCACAATGCTGCCGGACCTGACCAGCTGAGCTTCCGGCATGGGGAAGTGCTGCGTGTCATCGCCACCGTGGATGAGGACTGGCTCCGCTGCAGGAAGGATGGAGtggaggggctggtgcctgtgGGGTACACCTCTCTTGTTCTCTAG
- the RUSC1 gene encoding AP-4 complex accessory subunit RUSC1 isoform X15, translating into MAEVQSGTGQLQEQKKGLLIAVSASVDKIISHFGAARNLVQKAQLGDSRLSPDVGHLVLTTLCPALHALVADGLKPFWKDLITGQRRSNPWSVVEASVKPGSSAHSLGTLYGQVSRLALLRSSRSRFHAFILGLLNMKQLELWFSSLQEDAGSWWEQLTQASRVYASGGTDGFLLPRWGSRHHRTATEVAQERSLPAEEAAPGRGVWLGRLFGVPGGLTETESGALKSRRPSSWLPPTVSVLALVKRGAPPKTPSSPKELEVSAPSTAQTHRAVRALCDHNAAGPDQLSFRHGEVLRVIATVDEDWLRCRKDGVEGLVPVGYTSLVL; encoded by the exons ATGGCAGAAGTCCAGAGTGGGACTGGCCAGCTGCAGGAGCAGAAAAAAG GTCTCCTGATAGCCGTCAGCGCTTCAGTGGATAAAATCATCTCGCACTTTGGGGCCGCCCGGAACTTAGTGCAGAAG GCCCAGTTGGGGGATAGCCGTCTGAGTCCAGATGTGGGGCACCTCGTGCTGACCACCCTTTGTCCGGCCCTCCATGCCCTGGTGGCCGACGGGCTGAAGCCTTTCTGGAAAGACCTCATCACTGGGCAGCGCCGGAGCAACCCCTGGAGCGTGGTGGAGGCGTCTGTGAAGCCAG GCTCCAGCGCCCATTCCCTCGGAACCTTGTATGGCCAGGTCAGCCGTCTGGCCCTGCTAAGAAGCAGCCGTAGCCGCTTCCACGCCTTCATCCTGGGCCTCCTCAA caTGAAGCAGTTGGAGCTGTGGTTTTCCAGTCTCCAGGAAGATGCAG GCAGCTGGTGGGAGCAGCTGACCCAGGCTTCCCGGGTCTACGCCTCTGGCGGCACCGATGGCTTCCTTCTTCCCCGGTGGGGATCAAGGCATCACAGGACTGCAACTGAGGTCGCACAGGAGAGGTCCCTGCCTGCAGAGGAAGCTGCACCAGGCAGAGGCGTATGGCTGGGGAGACTGTTTGGAGTGCCTGGGGGCCTCACAGAAACTGAGAGTGGAGCCCTAAAGTCCAG GAGACCATCCAGCTGGCTGCCCCCAACAGTGAGTGTGTTGGCTCTGGTGAAGCGGGGGGCACCTCCCAAGACTCCCTCTTCTCCTAAGGAACTTGAGGTCTCGGCACCCAGCACAGCGCAGACCCACAG GGCAGTCCGAGCTCTCTGTGACCACAATGCTGCCGGACCTGACCAGCTGAGCTTCCGGCATGGGGAAGTGCTGCGTGTCATCGCCACCGTGGATGAGGACTGGCTCCGCTGCAGGAAGGATGGAGtggaggggctggtgcctgtgGGGTACACCTCTCTTGTTCTCTAG